In Myxococcota bacterium, a single genomic region encodes these proteins:
- the purS gene encoding phosphoribosylformylglycinamidine synthase subunit PurS has product MKATIHVTLKPDVLDPQGKAIRNASAQLGYDAITGVRQGKLFEIELDASGADEARRLLDELADKLLANPVIEDYEIIRLED; this is encoded by the coding sequence GTGAAAGCCACGATCCACGTGACCCTCAAGCCCGACGTGCTGGACCCGCAGGGGAAGGCCATCCGCAACGCGAGTGCTCAGCTCGGCTACGACGCGATCACGGGCGTGCGCCAGGGGAAGCTCTTCGAGATCGAGCTCGACGCGTCGGGGGCCGACGAGGCGCGGAGGCTGCTCGACGAGCTGGCCGACAAGCTCCTGGCCAACCCGGTGATCGAAGACTACGAGATCATTCGGCTCGAAGACTGA